The genomic interval GGTCCAAGCCAGCCTTTACAAGATTTCCTCCGTTATCGGTCTATTGCCGATGGCGGGATCCGGTATTTTCGAAGTGGATGGCCGCCTGTTGTATTTGGTCCGCGAGGATATCCAGGGCGGCGGGGCGGTCGTGGTTGGCATTGATCTCGCATCGGAATTGGAGAGGATCGCCTTCACGCTTGGTCTGCGGGACACCCTTTTCTTGAAGGCGGACTCCACGCCGGATAATTCCTCCCGGTTCTCCAGCGGCGAATTCATTTTTCGAACGCCGGTGACAATCGGCGCGCGGACTTTTATCCTGCAACAGGCCCGGCAGATATCCCAATTCGCCCGGATCGCGAATACGGGTCGCGACTTGATCCTTGCCGGAACCGCGGCCACCGCCATCCTGCTCAGCCTGCTCTTGGCGTTCGTGCTGCGTTCCATCATCCGGCCGGTGCGCCGTTTGGCGGAGGCGGCCCGGTTGTTGGCGCAGGCGGATTTTTCCAAAGCGCAATCCGGTTTGCCTTTGCTCGGCGAAGTCGACCATCTGATCCCCATCGGCGTCCATGATGAGATCGGCCAGCTGGCCGATGCGTTCACCCATATGTCGGCGGAATTACAAGGAATTTACGGCGGATTGGTCCGCGATTTACAGGAGGCCAACCGGCAATTGAGCCTCGTCAACCGCGACCTTAAGGAATCCAACCGTTGCTTGGCCGTTACCTTCGAGGATCTGCAGGAAGCGAACCGGCAACTTAATGCCGCCTACGATTCCGCTCTCCGGGGCTGGTCGAGCGCTTTGGAATTGCGCGACCACGACACCCAAAAGCACACCGAGCGCGTCGCCGCGGACGTGGTTGTGTTGGCGCGAATGATGAAGGTTCCGGACTCGGACCTAATCGAATATCGCCGGGGAGCCTTGCTGCATGACGTCGGAAAAATGGCGAT from Anaerolineales bacterium carries:
- a CDS encoding HD domain-containing protein, whose amino-acid sequence is MKVLVPVVGCMLLSMLTTGLVYNFGIISISRTLLEGEVQSDNQKVVASLREKLGFGDTAARMLANDPIMTSALAMDTADSLPVVNSRAVVIRDRFELDLIQIYTANGNPRTNLVQASLYKISSVIGLLPMAGSGIFEVDGRLLYLVREDIQGGGAVVVGIDLASELERIAFTLGLRDTLFLKADSTPDNSSRFSSGEFIFRTPVTIGARTFILQQARQISQFARIANTGRDLILAGTAATAILLSLLLAFVLRSIIRPVRRLAEAARLLAQADFSKAQSGLPLLGEVDHLIPIGVHDEIGQLADAFTHMSAELQGIYGGLVRDLQEANRQLSLVNRDLKESNRCLAVTFEDLQEANRQLNAAYDSALRGWSSALELRDHDTQKHTERVAADVVVLARMMKVPDSDLIEYRRGALLHDVGKMAIPDSILHKPGPLSDDEWKTMRLHPIYAFVMLREIPFLHKALDIPYAHHERWDGSGYPRGLIRTQIPLAARIFGIVDTWDALNSNRSYRAAWPRARALEYIRSQAGRQFDPEIVRLFLQWVETPRTKILERFEAVPA